Proteins co-encoded in one Papaver somniferum cultivar HN1 chromosome 5, ASM357369v1, whole genome shotgun sequence genomic window:
- the LOC113277180 gene encoding uncharacterized protein LOC113277180: protein MMRLIPFLRRTNIRSTSKALGMSKTTVWRRIKDGSIKAHSNAIKPGFSLKTRIARLKHYLEMLDESVSPAVFSGMYDRIHIDEKWFHMSKTTQKYYLHPMEASPIRRCTSKNFIPKVMFLSALVRPRYDESGNTTFDGKIGMWAFVFMEAAKRKSKNRVAGTLEMKPIKSITQKVTREFLINKLLPAIIQKWPHDGRTIFIQQDNARPHIAIDDEQFCEAVRQSGLDARYVFNLQIVQI from the coding sequence ATGATGCGCTTGATTCCTTTCCTTCGGAGAACAAATATAAGATCAACATCAAAGGCTTTGGGGATGTCAAAGACCACTGTTTGGAGAAGAATCAAAGATGGAAGTATTAAAGCACACTCAAATGCCATTAAACCAGGCTTCTCACTCAAAACAAGAATAGCTAGACTTAAGCATTATCTTGAGATGCTAGATGAGAGTGTATCCCCAGCAGTATTTTCTGGTATGTATGACCGGATTCACATTGATGAAAAGTGGTTCCATATGTCTAAGACGACTCAAAAGTATTATCTTCATCCAATGGAAGCGTCGCCGATACGTAGATGTACTAGTAAGAATTTTATTCCAAAAGTTATGTTTTTGTCGGCATTAGTTCGTCCCCGGTATGATGAATCTGGAAATACTACATTCGACGGGAAAATTGGAATGTGGGCGTTCGTTTTTATGGAGGCCGCAAAGAGGAAAAGCAAAAATCGAGTTGCAGGTACTCTTGAGATGAAACCAATTAAGTCAATCACACAAAAGGTTACTCGCGAGTTTTTGATCAACAAACTACTCCCTGCTATCATACAAAAATGGCCACATGACGGTCGTACAATCTTCATTCAACAAGATAACGCAAGGCCACACATTGCTATTGATGATGAACAATTTTGTGAAGCTGTTCGACAATCTGGATTGGATGCGCGATATGTTTTCAACCTCCAAATAGTCCAGATTTAA